From Rhodoferax sp. AJA081-3, the proteins below share one genomic window:
- a CDS encoding nuclear transport factor 2 family protein, with amino-acid sequence MTHSRLTVLGPLRLVALAAALMFSTAYADEYADVAQLVRSGKLPEALSKADQYLATKPRDPQMRFLKGVIQRDSGKTTDAIATFTRLTEDFPELPEPYNNLAVLYAGQSQFDKARTALEMAIRTNPSYATAHENLGDVYAKLASQAYNKALQLDGANAGVPPKLALIRELFSPTGAKNQRPVTPPVATPAIPTPVAAKPAPTLPGPVAVKPTVAATPAVTAAAPTTPTPTTPSASIAAPVVAAPVAAASSTAPTPAPTAPVVASNSNSARDAENAVIAWAKAWAARDVKAYLATYGKDFDPPGSQSRSAWEEERRQRITSKSKITVKLENLTVTVSGNNTAVAKFRQDYKANDLSVSSRKTLDLVKVGDRWQIVKESTGT; translated from the coding sequence ATGACGCACTCCCGTTTGACTGTACTTGGACCCCTGCGCCTGGTCGCCCTTGCCGCAGCCCTGATGTTTTCAACGGCCTATGCAGATGAATATGCGGATGTTGCGCAACTGGTGCGCAGCGGCAAATTACCCGAAGCCCTGAGCAAGGCCGACCAGTACCTGGCCACCAAGCCGCGCGACCCGCAGATGCGTTTCCTCAAGGGTGTGATCCAGCGCGATTCGGGCAAGACCACCGATGCTATTGCCACCTTTACCCGCCTGACCGAAGACTTCCCCGAGCTGCCCGAGCCCTACAACAACCTGGCCGTGCTGTACGCCGGCCAAAGCCAGTTCGACAAGGCCCGCACGGCGTTGGAAATGGCGATCCGCACCAACCCCAGTTATGCCACGGCGCATGAAAACCTGGGCGACGTCTACGCGAAGCTGGCCAGCCAGGCCTACAACAAGGCGCTGCAACTGGATGGCGCCAACGCAGGCGTACCGCCCAAACTGGCGCTGATCCGTGAACTCTTCAGCCCCACCGGTGCCAAGAACCAGCGTCCCGTTACGCCTCCGGTCGCCACACCCGCAATACCAACGCCCGTTGCCGCCAAACCGGCTCCCACCCTACCTGGCCCCGTTGCAGTCAAGCCCACCGTTGCGGCAACACCTGCCGTGACCGCTGCGGCACCTACAACACCTACACCCACAACACCGTCTGCTTCGATTGCTGCACCCGTGGTTGCAGCACCTGTGGCTGCCGCGTCCAGCACAGCGCCGACACCCGCCCCAACCGCGCCTGTTGTCGCATCCAACAGCAACAGCGCCAGGGACGCTGAAAACGCGGTCATCGCCTGGGCCAAGGCCTGGGCCGCACGCGACGTCAAGGCGTATCTGGCCACTTATGGCAAAGACTTCGATCCCCCTGGTTCCCAGAGCCGCAGCGCCTGGGAAGAGGAGCGCCGCCAGCGCATCACCAGCAAATCCAAAATCACGGTAAAACTGGAAAATCTCACGGTTACTGTTTCCGGCAACAACACAGCGGTCGCCAAGTTTCGCCAAGACTACAAAGCCAACGACTTGTCGGTTTCCAGCCGCAAAACACTTGATCTGGTCAAAGTGGGTGACCGCTGGCAGATTGTCAAAGAATCCACCGGTACATGA
- a CDS encoding murein L,D-transpeptidase family protein, whose amino-acid sequence MLKAHRNTWLFTLAFASLALAHAASPKPGSKPTRAEAPAPKNQDGVAEARLIEVYKLIGQAKNREALAKADSLVEDFPHFQLAQLVHGDLLAALTRPIKTFGDVPESMVLSARPVLAELREESQRRVRALRERPLPGTVPSQFLAISQKSKHAIAVDASRSRLYLFENTANGLNLIADYYISVGKAGTAKAVEGDQRTPLGVYYITSNLDPKSLKDFYGSGALPINYPNMLDNKRGKTGSGIWLHGTPPNQFSRAPQATDGCVVLANPDLQHIIRTVEVRTTPVVIATQLQWVAPHSVRAESKPFEDALLGWRNAKTSGNLQQVLTYYTPDFNSNGKSLAQWTPVLKTEIDQTQGRTIQLKDVSYLRWTDVADTMVVTFGEVAEGARVGWTKRQYWIRQENQWKIFFEGVI is encoded by the coding sequence ATGCTTAAAGCGCATCGCAATACTTGGCTATTCACACTGGCGTTCGCAAGCCTGGCCCTGGCACATGCGGCCAGTCCCAAACCCGGGTCCAAGCCAACACGGGCGGAAGCCCCTGCGCCCAAAAACCAGGACGGTGTCGCTGAGGCGCGGCTGATAGAGGTCTACAAGCTCATTGGCCAGGCCAAAAACCGGGAAGCACTGGCCAAGGCCGATAGCCTGGTCGAAGACTTCCCCCATTTTCAACTGGCCCAACTGGTGCATGGTGATCTGCTGGCTGCACTGACCCGGCCCATCAAGACCTTTGGTGACGTCCCCGAATCGATGGTTCTCAGCGCGCGCCCGGTGTTGGCCGAACTGCGCGAGGAGTCACAACGGCGCGTCCGGGCCCTGCGCGAACGCCCTTTGCCGGGTACCGTGCCCTCCCAGTTTTTGGCCATTTCGCAAAAGTCCAAACATGCCATTGCGGTAGACGCCTCCCGGTCTCGCCTGTACCTGTTTGAGAACACGGCCAATGGCCTGAACCTGATCGCCGACTATTACATCTCGGTGGGCAAAGCGGGCACGGCCAAGGCGGTCGAAGGTGACCAGCGCACACCTCTGGGTGTGTACTACATCACCAGTAACCTGGACCCCAAGTCGCTGAAAGACTTCTACGGCTCGGGTGCCCTGCCCATCAACTACCCCAACATGCTGGATAACAAGCGCGGCAAAACCGGCAGCGGCATCTGGCTACACGGCACACCGCCCAACCAGTTTTCGCGGGCACCGCAGGCCACCGATGGCTGTGTGGTGCTGGCCAACCCGGACCTGCAGCACATCATCCGCACGGTCGAAGTGCGCACCACACCGGTGGTCATCGCGACCCAGTTGCAGTGGGTGGCGCCGCACAGTGTGCGCGCGGAAAGCAAGCCTTTTGAAGATGCCCTGCTGGGTTGGCGAAATGCAAAAACCTCGGGCAACCTGCAACAGGTTTTGACCTACTACACGCCCGACTTCAACAGCAACGGCAAATCCCTGGCACAGTGGACACCGGTGCTGAAAACCGAAATCGACCAGACGCAGGGACGCACCATACAGCTCAAAGATGTGTCTTATTTGCGCTGGACCGATGTGGCCGACACCATGGTAGTGACCTTTGGCGAAGTCGCCGAAGGTGCCCGGGTCGGTTGGACCAAACGGCAGTACTGGATTCGCCAGGAAAACCAATGGAAGATTTTTTTTGAGGGAGTGATTTGA
- a CDS encoding peptidylprolyl isomerase produces MTKLWNLLNRRAALSVLALTALSGTAYASEAAPQVKFETSLGNFVVEVYPDKAPKTVENFLLYVKSKQYDGTIFHRVIPNFMVQGGGYNAKYEEKIARPPIVLEAQNGLKHETGTIAMARTNEPNSARAQFFVNVKENPFLNAKGSADGYTVFGRVVSGMETINKIKDVPTGSGGPFPTDVPKTPVLINSATLVK; encoded by the coding sequence ATGACCAAGTTATGGAATCTTTTGAACCGCCGTGCCGCACTGTCGGTGCTGGCGCTGACCGCGTTGTCTGGCACCGCGTATGCAAGTGAGGCCGCACCCCAGGTCAAGTTTGAAACCAGTCTGGGCAATTTTGTGGTCGAGGTCTACCCCGACAAGGCCCCCAAAACGGTGGAGAACTTCCTGCTGTACGTCAAAAGCAAGCAGTACGACGGCACCATTTTTCACCGCGTGATCCCCAACTTCATGGTGCAGGGCGGTGGCTACAACGCCAAGTACGAGGAAAAAATCGCCCGCCCCCCAATTGTTTTGGAAGCGCAAAACGGACTCAAACACGAGACCGGCACCATTGCCATGGCCCGCACCAATGAGCCCAACTCCGCCCGCGCCCAATTCTTCGTCAACGTCAAGGAAAACCCGTTCCTGAATGCCAAGGGCTCTGCCGACGGCTACACCGTTTTCGGCCGCGTGGTGTCGGGCATGGAAACCATCAACAAGATCAAGGATGTGCCAACCGGTTCTGGTGGCCCATTCCCGACTGACGTGCCCAAAACGCCCGTTCTTATCAACTCCGCTACTTTGGTGAAATAA
- a CDS encoding peptidylprolyl isomerase, which yields MSNPQVELHVLDYGVITLELDQDKAPKSVENFLAYVNKGHYNGTIFHRVIPGFMVQGGGMEPGMKQKDCDAPIQNEANNGLKNANYTVAMARTGDPHSATAQFFINVADNGFLNHTAPSAQGWGYAVFGKVVSGSDVVDKIKAVKTGRKGFHDDVPKDDVIIEKAVAL from the coding sequence ATGAGCAATCCACAAGTCGAACTCCACGTGCTGGACTACGGTGTCATTACCCTGGAACTGGACCAGGACAAGGCCCCCAAATCCGTTGAGAACTTCCTGGCCTACGTCAACAAGGGCCACTACAACGGCACCATCTTCCACCGCGTCATCCCCGGCTTCATGGTCCAGGGCGGTGGCATGGAACCCGGCATGAAGCAAAAGGATTGTGATGCCCCGATCCAGAACGAAGCCAACAACGGCCTGAAGAATGCCAACTACACCGTGGCCATGGCCCGCACCGGTGACCCGCACTCGGCCACCGCACAGTTCTTCATCAATGTGGCCGACAACGGTTTCCTGAACCACACTGCACCCAGCGCCCAGGGCTGGGGTTATGCCGTGTTCGGCAAGGTTGTCTCCGGCTCCGACGTGGTCGACAAAATCAAGGCCGTCAAGACGGGCCGCAAGGGCTTCCATGACGACGTGCCCAAAGACGACGTCATCATCGAAAAAGCCGTCGCGCTGTAA
- a CDS encoding UDP-2,3-diacylglucosamine diphosphatase — MELVAPSRWACVDFISDIHLQASDGLTFQAWRDYLLHTTADAVFILGDLFEVWVGDDILLSPEGGFEQQCADVLRAASGRMDIYILCGNRDFLMGSALMAACGCTLLPEPCILSFANVRWLLVHGDAQCLDDTDYMQFRAQVRKPEWQRDFLAKPLADRMAIARGIRAQSEARKRSDTVYADVDFQAANDLLDSTHARYLVHGHTHRPAKHRLNVGRERLVLSDWDLSAQPPRAEVLRLRLASVKNTTERFTLERIPPSMAVGPHEN, encoded by the coding sequence ATGGAACTCGTTGCACCATCCCGCTGGGCCTGTGTCGATTTCATTTCGGACATCCACCTGCAGGCGTCCGACGGCCTAACCTTCCAGGCCTGGCGCGACTACCTGCTCCACACCACCGCCGATGCGGTCTTTATCCTGGGTGACCTGTTTGAAGTCTGGGTGGGTGACGACATTTTGTTGTCCCCAGAGGGGGGCTTCGAGCAGCAATGTGCCGATGTGCTGCGCGCCGCTTCTGGCCGTATGGACATCTACATTCTGTGTGGCAACCGCGACTTCCTGATGGGTTCTGCCTTGATGGCTGCTTGTGGGTGCACGCTGCTGCCCGAGCCTTGCATTCTGTCGTTTGCCAACGTCCGCTGGTTGCTGGTCCATGGTGACGCCCAATGCCTGGACGATACGGACTACATGCAGTTCCGGGCCCAGGTGCGCAAACCAGAGTGGCAACGCGACTTTTTGGCAAAACCTCTTGCCGATCGCATGGCCATCGCACGCGGCATACGGGCTCAAAGTGAGGCACGCAAGCGCAGCGATACGGTGTATGCGGATGTGGATTTCCAGGCTGCCAACGACCTGTTGGACTCCACACATGCACGCTACTTGGTGCATGGTCACACGCACCGTCCAGCCAAACACCGCTTGAATGTGGGTCGCGAACGCCTGGTGCTCAGCGACTGGGACTTGTCCGCGCAACCACCCCGCGCAGAAGTGTTACGCCTGCGCCTTGCCAGTGTAAAAAACACCACCGAGCGTTTTACGCTTGAACGTATCCCACCGTCCATGGCAGTGGGTCCACACGAAAACTAA
- a CDS encoding HD domain-containing phosphohydrolase translates to MDSIEDLLRRLEQLNAIGSALSKERDITRLLESILVAAKTITHADGGTLYRVTEDGQALRFEIIKTDSLKIAMGGTSGRPIDFPNLPLQDASGQPNDSLVAAYAAIHKQTVNISDAYTEPNFDFSGTRQFDARTGYRSQSFLAVPMKDHEGDVIGVLQLINAKRKRTGEVVSFSTADQSLAESLASQAAIAITNRNLMSQLEELFESFISLINLAIDEKSHYTGGHCQRVPALTMMLAEAVNANREGPLAAFTMDERDRYELKIAGLLHDCGKVTTPVHVVDKATKLQTLFDRIELVDTRIEVLKRDQEIAALRAQLELRTQSDAAAEAQAWTQCRDNIAALEADRAFLRVVNVGAEGMKDADLQRVRDIGQRHTWRNVNGLESELLTPDEIENLTIRGGTLTAGERNTINHHIVATIKMLEQLPWPKHLKNVPEYAGGHHERMDGKGYPKGLTRDQMSVQARIMGIADIFEALTAKDRPYKQGMKLSQAMGIMYKFKTGGHIDPDLFDIFFNEGVYLRYAHQFLDPWQIDTVDARAWN, encoded by the coding sequence GTGGACTCCATCGAAGACCTGCTGCGGCGCCTGGAACAGCTCAACGCCATTGGCTCGGCGCTGTCCAAAGAGCGCGACATCACCCGGCTGCTGGAAAGCATACTGGTGGCTGCCAAAACCATCACCCATGCCGACGGTGGCACCCTGTACCGTGTCACGGAGGATGGGCAGGCCCTGCGGTTTGAAATTATCAAGACCGATTCGCTGAAGATCGCCATGGGCGGCACGTCGGGCAGACCGATCGACTTTCCCAATCTGCCTTTGCAGGATGCCAGCGGGCAGCCCAACGACTCGTTGGTCGCGGCCTATGCCGCCATCCACAAGCAAACTGTCAACATCTCCGACGCTTATACCGAACCCAACTTCGATTTCTCGGGCACCCGGCAGTTTGATGCCCGCACCGGCTACCGCTCGCAATCCTTCCTGGCCGTGCCCATGAAGGACCATGAGGGTGATGTGATTGGTGTGTTGCAGCTGATCAATGCCAAGCGCAAACGCACCGGCGAAGTGGTGTCGTTTTCAACGGCGGACCAAAGCCTGGCAGAGTCACTTGCGTCGCAGGCTGCCATTGCCATCACCAACCGCAACCTCATGTCGCAGTTGGAAGAGCTGTTTGAATCCTTCATCAGCCTGATCAATCTGGCCATTGACGAAAAATCGCACTACACCGGTGGCCATTGCCAGCGCGTGCCTGCCCTGACCATGATGTTGGCCGAGGCCGTCAACGCCAACCGCGAAGGGCCGCTGGCGGCGTTCACCATGGACGAACGCGACCGTTACGAGCTCAAGATCGCCGGGCTGCTGCACGACTGCGGCAAGGTGACCACACCGGTGCACGTGGTGGACAAAGCGACCAAGTTGCAGACGCTGTTCGACCGTATCGAATTGGTGGACACGCGTATTGAAGTCTTGAAACGCGACCAGGAGATCGCGGCCCTGCGCGCCCAGCTGGAGCTGCGCACACAGAGCGACGCCGCGGCCGAGGCGCAGGCGTGGACGCAGTGCCGAGACAACATCGCGGCCCTTGAGGCCGACCGCGCCTTCTTGCGGGTTGTCAACGTCGGGGCCGAAGGCATGAAGGACGCTGATCTGCAGCGTGTGCGCGACATTGGCCAGCGCCACACCTGGCGCAATGTGAACGGGCTGGAGTCCGAGTTGTTAACGCCCGATGAGATCGAAAACCTGACCATACGCGGTGGCACGCTGACGGCCGGGGAGCGCAACACCATCAACCACCACATTGTTGCCACCATCAAGATGCTGGAACAGTTGCCCTGGCCCAAACATTTGAAGAACGTGCCGGAATACGCGGGTGGCCACCATGAGCGTATGGACGGCAAGGGTTACCCCAAAGGCCTGACGCGGGACCAGATGTCGGTGCAGGCCCGCATCATGGGTATTGCCGATATTTTTGAAGCCTTGACGGCCAAGGACAGGCCGTACAAACAAGGCATGAAACTGTCCCAGGCCATGGGCATCATGTACAAGTTCAAGACCGGTGGGCACATTGACCCGGATCTGTTTGATATCTTCTTCAACGAAGGTGTTTACCTGCGGTATGCCCACCAGTTTCTGGACCCGTGGCAGATTGATACCGTGGACGCGCGGGCCTGGAATTAG
- a CDS encoding DUF349 domain-containing protein encodes MTSTSTAKNNDIAHLDSLTGGAFTAPTSGERSARVRDWLLTSPSAEQLADVFKELSIKDKGAAKLVREKIDEAKRQKGQESLAADWAAKAQALLDMVKLNIADALAWQRDAAKAGAPLSREPLAALKTQLAERVRVIEDLQRRVQVQREAAVLLAQRIEVLSTKSWQDAQAALDALRVDVDQWQAQAAQLAADTSWASVDAKFPPLLDASRGQLLVVWEAFQGALALAVAAAQDAAAPLPPVPMWANELRTARGVPIEAPAKQAKPKIDPEVRAKATASVREVLTTLESEIAEGHGKASAGAANALRHALKEFGRLIDDKLENQAHAALAAAGELEGWQRWRADQLREALVAQAEGLLKRPEGQAIGGRKMQETLRSLRDQWKQTDQGGAPNHAMWKRFDEACNEAHKVVEAWLDKVRAESAEHKAQRLALIEEVNAWAAANRTALDDDWKGFNRILHQFGDRWREAGHLGEKAFAELQPLWKAAIGNAAAPLEALQAESLALRHAMIEEAKILGTAPELRIDAVKALQQRWQAQAHRVPMDRRQEQKLWDAFRKPIDDAFNRKTADREKAEASLGARDKMVLQAAKALDAANASGDAQAIRAAMAALEAALQGQAQAQAEVTNAGTQESQAKAAVQANDSEQSVALAPAESTSGATEVVVNPETVQEVPVADAAPAPAPAPKPAPKPVIAMRGDDRPGMKKEAPAAAGPRGAGKFGDRKDSNPRGPRDGKSGPRTDDRGGAPRGDGRTGGRFGSDTRGGYESRPEAPRLGDAAFRAQRDALEQAQYALKKLAMQAHGEALTQLLTAWEKRDPSLVPGAQDLGNRAPPATRNAWVHALGEASAATAKAADPHVALLRLEMAAEVPTPAEDLDARRSLQLQLLTRRNDPPPAQTWGQDTAAVFAGPFNPQAARRVQNVLKVLLKK; translated from the coding sequence GTGACGTCGACTTCTACCGCCAAAAACAACGATATAGCCCATTTAGACAGTCTGACCGGTGGCGCTTTCACAGCCCCCACTTCCGGCGAGCGTTCTGCCCGCGTGCGGGACTGGTTGCTGACCAGCCCCAGCGCCGAACAGCTGGCCGATGTCTTCAAAGAGCTGAGCATCAAGGACAAGGGCGCTGCCAAACTCGTCCGTGAAAAGATCGACGAAGCCAAGCGCCAAAAGGGCCAGGAATCCCTGGCCGCCGACTGGGCCGCCAAGGCCCAGGCGCTGTTGGACATGGTCAAGCTCAATATTGCCGACGCCTTGGCCTGGCAGCGTGATGCCGCCAAAGCCGGTGCGCCGTTGAGCCGCGAGCCCCTGGCTGCGCTCAAGACCCAATTGGCCGAGCGCGTGCGGGTCATCGAAGACCTGCAGCGCCGCGTGCAGGTGCAGCGCGAAGCTGCAGTATTGCTGGCGCAGCGCATTGAGGTGTTGTCCACCAAGTCTTGGCAAGACGCCCAGGCGGCGCTGGATGCTCTGCGGGTTGACGTCGACCAGTGGCAGGCCCAAGCCGCCCAACTGGCGGCCGATACCAGCTGGGCCAGTGTGGATGCCAAGTTCCCGCCCTTGCTGGACGCCTCGCGCGGCCAACTGTTGGTGGTGTGGGAAGCCTTCCAGGGCGCTTTGGCCTTGGCCGTGGCTGCTGCGCAAGACGCCGCGGCACCGTTGCCCCCCGTGCCCATGTGGGCCAACGAGTTGCGCACTGCGCGTGGTGTGCCCATCGAGGCACCGGCCAAACAGGCCAAACCCAAGATCGACCCCGAAGTGCGCGCCAAGGCTACTGCCAGCGTGCGCGAAGTCTTGACCACGCTGGAATCCGAAATTGCCGAAGGCCATGGCAAGGCCAGCGCCGGTGCAGCCAACGCGCTGCGCCATGCCCTCAAGGAATTTGGCCGCCTGATCGACGACAAGCTCGAAAACCAGGCACATGCCGCCTTGGCCGCCGCCGGTGAACTGGAAGGCTGGCAGCGTTGGCGCGCCGACCAGCTGCGCGAAGCGCTGGTCGCCCAGGCAGAAGGCCTGCTCAAGCGCCCCGAAGGCCAGGCCATCGGTGGTCGCAAGATGCAGGAGACCCTGCGCTCCTTGCGTGACCAGTGGAAACAAACCGACCAAGGCGGTGCGCCCAACCACGCCATGTGGAAGCGTTTTGACGAAGCCTGCAACGAAGCCCACAAAGTGGTCGAAGCCTGGCTGGACAAAGTCCGCGCCGAATCCGCCGAACACAAGGCCCAGCGCCTGGCGCTGATCGAAGAAGTGAACGCATGGGCTGCCGCCAACCGCACCGCGCTGGACGACGACTGGAAAGGCTTCAACCGTATCCTGCACCAGTTCGGCGACCGTTGGCGCGAAGCGGGCCACCTGGGTGAAAAGGCGTTTGCCGAACTGCAGCCCCTGTGGAAGGCCGCGATTGGCAACGCCGCTGCGCCGCTGGAAGCCCTGCAGGCCGAAAGCCTGGCTCTGCGCCACGCCATGATCGAAGAGGCCAAGATTCTGGGCACAGCGCCCGAGTTGCGCATCGATGCCGTCAAGGCCTTGCAGCAGCGCTGGCAAGCCCAGGCGCACCGCGTGCCCATGGACCGCCGCCAGGAGCAAAAGCTGTGGGACGCCTTCCGCAAACCGATTGACGACGCCTTCAACCGCAAGACTGCAGACCGTGAAAAGGCCGAAGCCTCGCTGGGCGCACGGGACAAGATGGTGCTGCAAGCTGCCAAGGCGCTGGACGCCGCCAATGCTTCGGGCGATGCCCAAGCCATCCGCGCCGCCATGGCTGCTTTGGAAGCCGCATTGCAGGGCCAAGCCCAGGCGCAGGCCGAGGTCACCAATGCGGGCACCCAGGAAAGCCAGGCCAAGGCTGCTGTTCAGGCCAATGACTCTGAGCAAAGTGTGGCTTTAGCCCCCGCGGAATCTACATCTGGTGCTACAGAAGTTGTAGTAAATCCCGAGACGGTGCAGGAAGTTCCTGTGGCCGATGCCGCGCCTGCGCCTGCCCCTGCCCCCAAGCCCGCACCCAAGCCAGTGATTGCGATGCGGGGCGATGACCGCCCTGGCATGAAGAAAGAAGCACCGGCGGCTGCCGGTCCCCGTGGGGCCGGCAAGTTTGGCGACCGCAAGGACAGCAACCCGCGCGGCCCACGCGATGGCAAGTCTGGCCCCCGTACGGACGACCGTGGTGGCGCACCGCGTGGTGATGGCCGTACCGGTGGCCGTTTTGGTTCCGACACGCGCGGTGGATACGAATCACGGCCTGAAGCACCACGCCTGGGCGATGCCGCCTTCCGCGCCCAACGCGACGCCTTGGAGCAAGCGCAATACGCACTGAAGAAACTGGCCATGCAGGCCCACGGTGAAGCACTGACCCAACTGCTGACCGCGTGGGAAAAACGCGACCCCAGCCTGGTGCCTGGCGCACAAGACCTTGGCAACCGCGCGCCACCGGCGACCCGCAATGCCTGGGTGCACGCACTGGGCGAAGCCTCCGCGGCGACGGCTAAAGCGGCCGATCCGCATGTGGCGCTGCTGCGTCTGGAGATGGCCGCCGAAGTGCCAACCCCGGCCGAAGACCTGGACGCACGCCGCAGCCTGCAGTTGCAGTTGCTGACCCGCCGCAACGATCCGCCACCGGCGCAAACCTGGGGCCAGGACACGGCCGCTGTGTTTGCTGGTCCATTCAATCCGCAGGCGGCGCGCCGGGTGCAAAATGTGCTGAAAGTGTTGCTGAAAAAATAG
- a CDS encoding lytic transglycosylase domain-containing protein produces MTATEKFTKGMATVASDIAQGFFEITHNGFALLGLAVMFAVITLTARPEIRQAGEVQLMSWLQSRQTVVTGIVGDTEAVERATAANPQSLPKQQAAVAFWLSKKYNVAPEPLSALVAEAFEIGARAKIDPTLILAIMAIESGFNPFAQSPVGAQGLMQVMTKIHSDKYMGFGGKLAAFDPVSNLRVGVKVLQECVARAGSIEGGLKLYVGAGNLEDDGGYTAKVLAEHNRLLMVSTGRSAPVTEPRLIPAKQAPVEAPTEIAPEVVASVLNS; encoded by the coding sequence ATGACAGCGACCGAAAAATTCACCAAGGGCATGGCCACAGTGGCCAGCGATATCGCCCAAGGTTTCTTTGAAATCACGCACAACGGATTCGCCCTCTTGGGCCTGGCCGTCATGTTTGCCGTGATCACCCTGACCGCAAGGCCAGAAATCCGCCAGGCGGGAGAAGTCCAGTTGATGAGCTGGCTCCAATCCCGCCAGACCGTCGTCACCGGCATTGTTGGTGATACCGAAGCCGTCGAACGTGCTACGGCAGCCAACCCGCAAAGCCTGCCTAAACAGCAAGCCGCCGTTGCCTTTTGGCTGAGCAAGAAGTACAACGTGGCACCTGAGCCCTTGAGTGCTCTTGTTGCTGAGGCCTTCGAGATCGGCGCCCGCGCCAAAATCGATCCAACCCTGATCCTGGCCATCATGGCCATCGAATCGGGCTTTAACCCCTTTGCCCAAAGCCCAGTGGGCGCCCAGGGTCTGATGCAGGTCATGACCAAGATCCACAGCGACAAGTACATGGGTTTTGGCGGCAAACTCGCTGCTTTTGACCCTGTGTCCAACTTGCGGGTGGGCGTCAAGGTGCTGCAAGAGTGTGTTGCACGTGCCGGTTCCATCGAAGGTGGTCTCAAACTTTATGTCGGCGCTGGCAATCTGGAAGACGACGGTGGTTACACCGCTAAAGTGCTGGCCGAACACAACCGTCTGCTGATGGTGTCCACAGGCCGCAGTGCGCCGGTTACCGAGCCCCGGCTGATTCCCGCGAAACAAGCTCCTGTTGAAGCGCCGACAGAAATTGCGCCCGAAGTGGTGGCCAGCGTACTGAACTCTTAA